A genomic region of Synechococcus sp. NOUM97013 contains the following coding sequences:
- the gcvT gene encoding glycine cleavage system aminomethyltransferase GcvT codes for MGNLKTPLHSRCLEANAKMVDFAGWDMPLQFDGVLQEHKSVRERCGLFDISHMGILSLSGRQAKEALQGLVPTDLFRIGKGQACYSVLTNEHGGIIDDLIVYDNGWNEDIDKEEMFIVINAARAEKDAEWIKNGVKAFEINITDKKGDGVLLALQGPEAEDRLKEITELDLHEMPPFGHRTFDTRDFGEVMISRTGYTGEDGFELLFNTEAGGLFWDQCCERGIQLCGLGARDTLRLEAAMHLYGNDMTEETTPIEVGLGWLVHLEIPRDFIGRKQLEQQAQNNTNRKLRCIKMEEKAIPRKGYKVQDANGKVVGTITSGGWSPTLEAGIGLALVNLSSSKLGTQLSVEIRGNKNACKIVKRPFIQK; via the coding sequence ATGGGCAATCTCAAAACACCTCTCCATAGCCGCTGCCTAGAAGCCAACGCAAAGATGGTTGATTTCGCTGGGTGGGACATGCCACTGCAGTTTGATGGAGTTCTGCAAGAACACAAATCAGTACGCGAACGCTGTGGGCTATTTGATATTTCGCACATGGGCATTTTAAGCCTTAGCGGAAGGCAAGCAAAAGAAGCACTCCAAGGATTGGTTCCCACTGACCTCTTCCGAATCGGGAAAGGACAAGCCTGTTACTCAGTTTTAACCAATGAACATGGCGGAATCATTGATGACTTGATTGTCTACGACAATGGATGGAACGAAGACATCGATAAAGAAGAAATGTTTATTGTCATCAATGCCGCAAGAGCCGAAAAAGATGCTGAATGGATCAAGAATGGCGTCAAAGCCTTTGAAATAAACATCACCGATAAAAAGGGAGATGGTGTTCTACTGGCACTTCAAGGGCCGGAAGCAGAAGACAGATTGAAAGAAATAACCGAATTAGATCTACATGAAATGCCCCCATTTGGGCATCGCACATTCGATACGCGAGATTTTGGGGAAGTGATGATAAGCAGGACTGGTTACACAGGTGAAGACGGGTTTGAATTGCTTTTCAATACGGAAGCTGGTGGGCTTTTTTGGGATCAATGCTGCGAACGTGGAATACAGCTTTGCGGCTTGGGTGCACGCGACACTCTCAGACTTGAGGCGGCAATGCATCTCTATGGAAACGATATGACAGAGGAAACAACACCAATTGAAGTTGGCCTGGGGTGGCTAGTCCATCTAGAAATTCCAAGAGATTTTATCGGACGTAAACAGCTCGAGCAGCAAGCCCAAAACAACACCAACCGAAAACTAAGATGCATCAAAATGGAAGAGAAAGCAATACCCCGCAAGGGATACAAAGTTCAAGATGCAAACGGCAAAGTTGTCGGAACGATTACCAGTGGAGGGTGGTCCCCAACATTAGAAGCAGGAATAGGACTCGCACTAGTCAATCTCAGCAGCAGCAAACTAGGCACGCAACTTAGTGTAGAGATCCGAGGCAACAAAAATGCTTGCAAGATAGTAAAGAGACCATTCATACAAAAGTAA